Proteins encoded by one window of Pempheris klunzingeri isolate RE-2024b chromosome 14, fPemKlu1.hap1, whole genome shotgun sequence:
- the LOC139212702 gene encoding sodium- and chloride-dependent GABA transporter 2-like: MALSGNNGTGTASAPKGYQLPAELEGRGYWGTKAEYILTVMGAIIGPGNIWRFPYLCYRNGGGVFFIPYILFMLSCGIPLFFLETALGQYTNQGGVTCWKKICPLFQGMGYASHLIIAFSATSYIIILAWAFFYLFASFSADLPWAECGHYWNTDSCLDFNHPNLSLSMSSRLNTTLPVVEFWQHRVLKMSGGIEEVGSLRWELVLCLILAWVICYFCVWKGIKSTGKAAYFTATFPYIMLFVLLIRGVTLPGAMDGIIYYLYPDISRLSDPQVWMDAGTQIFFSYAIGLGFLTSLGSYNTYNNDCYKDCFYLCLLNSATSIVSGFAIFSVLGFMTYEQGVDISEVAESGPGLAFIVFPRAVAMMPMPQVWSVCFFLMIILLGLDSQFVGLECLMTSLVDLFPTYLRQGCRRELVLLAICSACCLLGFSLVTEGGIYLLQLLDHHVCSGTTLLLLSLCQSVSIAWVYGADRFYGNITNMIGYRPYPLMKYSWRYITPFICFGTFIFSIVKYSPLKFSNSYVYPLWANILGWFIATFSLSLIPLFVLHKVMQGKGTLRQRFLLLCQPVDDLPMEQKFLPTLETNCNTTHMELKPSTHTGDSLSEHR; encoded by the exons ATGGCCCTGAGCGGAAATAATGGCACCGGCACAGCTTCTGCGCCAAAAGGATACCAGCTGCCTGCAGAGTTGGAGGGACGCGGATACTGGGGAACCAAAGCAGAGTACATCCTGACTGTGATGGGAGCGATCATCGGACCTGGAAACATATGGAGGTTCCCCTACCTGTGCTACAGAAACGGCGGCG GTGTGTTCTTCATCCCatacattttattcatgctTTCATGCGGAATCCCCTTATTTTTCCTTGAGACTGCTTTGGGCCAATACACCAACCAGGGAGGAGTTACGTGCTGGAAAAAGATTTGTCCACTTTTCCAAG GCATGGGCTATGCCAGTCATTTAATTATTGCATTCAGTGCCACCTCCTATATTATAATCCTTGCATGGGCATTCTTTTACCTGTTCGCATCCTTCAGTGCGGATTTGCCCTGGGCCGAATGTGGACACTACTGGAACACAG ACTCATGCTTGGACTTCAACCATCCAAATCTGAGCCTCAGCATGTCTTCCAGACTGAACACCACTCTCCCTGTTGTGGAGTTCTGGCA GCACCGGGTTTTGAAAATGTCTGGTGGTATTGAGGAGGTGGGCAGCTTGAGGTGGGAACTGGTCTTGTGTCTCATCCTGGCCTGGGTCATCTGCTACTTTTGCGTTTGGAAGGGCATCAAGTCGACAGGAAAG GCAGCCTACTTCACAGCCACCTTCCCCTACATTATGCTGTTCGTTTTGCTCATCCGTGGTGTCACCCTACCGGGAGCAATGGATGGAATCATTTACTACCTCTACCCTGACATCTCTCGCCTTTCAGATCCCCAG gTGTGGATGGATGCCGGCACTCAGATCTTCTTCTCTTATGCCATTGGCCTTGGGTTCCTAACCTCTCTTGGGAGTTACAACACTTACAACAATGACTGCTACAA GGACTGTTTCTACTTGTGTTTGCTGAACAGTGCCACCAGCATTGTGTCAGGCTTCGCCATTTTCTCTGTTCTGGGTTTCATGACCTATGAACAAGGAGTGGATATTTCTGAAGTAGCTGAATCAG gtccaGGGTTGGCATTCATTGTCTTCCCACGTGCTGTAGCCATGATGCCCATGCCTCAGGTGTGGTCGGTGTGCTTCTTTCTCATGATCATTCTGCTTGGATTGGACAGTCAG TTTGTCGGTCTGGAGTGTCTCATGACGTCACTTGTTGATCTGTTCCCAACGTACCTGCGCCAAGGCTGTAGGCGGGAGCTGGTTCTGCTGGCTATCTGCAGTGCCTGCTGTTTGCTGGGATTCTCCCTAGTCACTGAG GGAGGGATATACCTGCTCCAGCTGTTGGACCATCATGTCTGCAGCGGCAccaccctgctcctcctctccctctgtcagtcCGTCAGCATCGCCTGGGTGTACG GTGCTGACCGTTTCTATGgcaacatcacaaacatgatTGGCTATCGTCCATATCCACTGATGAAGTACAGCTGGCGCTACATCACTCCCTTCATCTGTTTT GGCACATTCATCTTCTCTATTGTCAAATACTCCCCGCTGAAGTTCAGCAACTCTTATGTTTATCCACTCTGGGCCAACATCTTGGGCTGGTTCATTGCCACATTCTCCCTGTCCCTCATCCCGCTGTTTGTGTTACATAAAGTAATGCAGGGAAAAGGCACTCTTCGACAG CGATTCCTGTTGCTGTGCCAGCCTGTGGACGACCTCCCAATGGAACAAAAATTTCTTCCTACACTGGAGACCAACTGCAACACTACCCACATGGAGCTCAAACCTTCAACCCACACTGGGGACTCACTCAGTGAACACAGATAA